A single window of Solanum dulcamara chromosome 5, daSolDulc1.2, whole genome shotgun sequence DNA harbors:
- the LOC129890500 gene encoding uncharacterized protein LOC129890500: protein MLVYGSEVVIPTEVEIPSLRIIQEVGLNDAEWIRSRIEQLMLIDEKRMDAVCHGQLYKNRMAKAFNKKVKPRQFTLGQLVLKKIFPHQGEAKGKFAPTWQGPYMVHRVLSGGAVILAEMDGTMSTKPINSDSIKKCYI from the coding sequence ATGTTGGTTTATGGTTCAGAAGTAGTAATACCTACTGAAGTGGAAATACCATCTTTGAGGATTATTCAAGAGGTCGGTTTAAATGATGCAGAATGGATTCGCAGTAGAATTGAACAGTTGATGCTCATTGATGAGAAAAGAATGGATGCAGTTTGTCATGGTCAACTTTATAAAAACAGAATGGCCAAAGCATTTAATAAGAAAGTTAAACCTCGACAATTCACACTGGGACAATTAGTATTGAAGAAGATATTTCCTCACCAAGGAGAAGCTAAGGGGAAATTTGCACCAACCTGGCAAGGTCCTTACATGGTTCATAGAGTTTTATCCGGAGGAGCAGTAATCTTGGCAGAAATGGATGGCACGATGAGCACAAAGCCAATCAACTCAGACTCCATCAAGAAGTGTTACATCTGA